A window of Streptomyces sp. NBC_01224 genomic DNA:
GATCACGGCGAGCCTGCCCTCGTCCAGCGCCGCCGCCTCCTTCGCGGCCAGGTCAGCGAGGGTGCGGGCGGGCTCCTGCGCCTCGTCGACGATGATGCGCCCGTCCCGGTCCGTGGTGGACAGGGCGCACTGCCCGGCAGCCCGCAACGACCGAATCGGCCACCAACGCACCGAGAGGCGGCTGCTGACCGATTCGATCGCTGAACAGCGGAAGTACCTGCCTACAGATGGTGGAACACGAGCGGCGCCTCTTCATGACGACGATGGCCGAGCCACCCGGAGTGAGAGGAAGCGCCGAACCTGCCATGGCAGCCAGTTCAGCCCTTGACCCCGTGTCGGCCAGATGATCGCGAGCCTATCTACCGTGGTCGCCCTTGCCCTTGCCCTTGCCCTTGCCGTGGTCGCCCTTGCCCTTGCCCTTGCCCTTGCCCTTATCCTTGCCCTTGCCCTTGCCCTTGCCGTGGTCGCCCTTGCCCTTGCCCTTGTCCTTGCCCTTGTCCTTGCCGTGGTCCTTGCCGTGGTCGCCCTTGCCCTTGCCACCACCGTGGTCACCCTTGCCACCACCACCGGGAGGTCCTGCCGGACCAGTAGGTCCGGTAGCGCCCGTCGGACCAGTAGGTCCGACACCGCCCGTCGGACCAGTGCCACCCGTCGGACCAGTAGGTCCGACACCGCCCGTCGGACCAGTGCCACCCGTCGGACCAGTAGGTCCGACACCGCCCGTCGGACCAGTGCCACCCGTCGGACCAGTAGGTCCGACACCGCCCGTCGGACCAGTGGGCCCGGTCGGCCCGGGCGCCCCGACGCAGGACGGCACGGTGATGGCGTTGTTGTCCAGGGTGACCGCGCTAGTACGCGCCAGGGCCCGGCCCTGGATCTCCGTGCCGTTCTGTACCGTGATGGACTCCGAGGCCAGGATGCTGCCCTTGAAATTGGAGAACGTCCCGATCGTGGCGGAGCTGCCCACCTGCCAGAACACGTTGCAGGCCTGAGCCCCATTGACAAGTCTGACGCTGCTCGCCGAGCTTGTGATCAAGGTCGATGCCGCCTGGAAGATGAAGACGGCGCCGGAGTTCCCCCCTCCGTCGAGGGTGACGGTCCCAGTGAGGGCCATTGAGCTTGTGGAGTTGTAGACGCCAGTCGTAAACGTCTGTCCTCCGAGGTCGACGCCCGTCACGTCCCCTGTCGGGGTCCGACCCGCCGCGTCGTTGTAGGCGATGCCCAGGTCGTTCTTCGCCGTGAGAGCAGGACCGTTGGCTACGTTCCGAGCGCCGAAGATGAGACCGGGCGGGAAGTTCGTCACAGAACTCCCCGGGCTGAGCCCGAGGTCTCCGTTGAGAACGGTGGGGGTGACCGTGTTGGTGACCGTTGAGCCGGCCAGCACGGCGTAACTGATGCCGGTCCCCAGTCCCACCGGAGCCTCCGCTGCATACGCGGCGGTGGTGAAGTACGTGGTCGTGCTCAGCAGAGTCACACCGGACAGCACGGCGAAGGGCGCCCTGCGCCAGATACGCCTGCCTCGGACTCGCTTGCGCCCGTCTTCCGAGAAGGCAGACGGGGTAGCAGCCACAGCCATTGAAGGTGGTCCTTCCTGTTTCGGGGTGGATTGCGTCTGCCGACCCGTAGCCGCTGCCCATCAGGTGACGAACGCCCACCTGAGCACCGAGTCCGCTGGAGCGGGAGACCGCAGAACACGCAGCGAACGCACAGTGACGAATCATCACGCAGGGTTCACCAAGTGCGGACCCATATGAACATAAGACGGCGATAAAGCCAGGAGGCGCGAGGGCGAGTGCCCATCACCTGCCGCACCGTCACGCCACCAGCGGTCGCGCGAACACCTCCGGACCAGCGCCCCGGCCGACCGCCTCAGCCCCTTCGACGAGCCGACTACCGGCGGTCCCCCTGCCCGGCGACCCTGCGCACCGTGTGCAGCAGGTACTCCTTGCGGTTGAGCG
This region includes:
- a CDS encoding ice-binding family protein, producing the protein MTLLSTTTYFTTAAYAAEAPVGLGTGISYAVLAGSTVTNTVTPTVLNGDLGLSPGSSVTNFPPGLIFGARNVANGPALTAKNDLGIAYNDAAGRTPTGDVTGVDLGGQTFTTGVYNSTSSMALTGTVTLDGGGNSGAVFIFQAASTLITSSASSVRLVNGAQACNVFWQVGSSATIGTFSNFKGSILASESITVQNGTEIQGRALARTSAVTLDNNAITVPSCVGAPGPTGPTGPTGGVGPTGPTGGTGPTGGVGPTGPTGGTGPTGGVGPTGPTGGTGPTGGVGPTGPTGATGPTGPAGPPGGGGKGDHGGGKGKGDHGKDHGKDKGKDKGKGKGDHGKGKGKGKDKGKGKGKGKGDHGKGKGKGKGDHGR